The nucleotide window GTGTGTGCTGCGTTCCTTAACTCCATACAACAAATTTTTTGGGGGCGCATCATTCCCCCGACCCTCCTTCCGCACAACTTTGAAATATGCCCAGATTGCATTTAGGGGTCAAAAGGCAGCCGCTCCCGCGCTTGCAACCACCGGACGGGGATGCCCTCCCGACCCACGCTGAGCGCCACAATGCCTCCTGCCATGGCGGCGATGGTATCACAGTCCCCTCCTCCACTGATGGCCGCACTGATGGCCCCCGGAAAATCCTGGAGGTGTGTCGCGGCGCACCAGACGGCGAAAGGAACGGAATCCGGAGCGGTGACCAGCGCGCCATTTCCCAGCGCGCGTGCGGCATCCTCGATGGAAGCACCCGTCAAACCCACAGCCTTCTCCAGCCCACGCTGCACCTCACCCGGCGGCGTGTGATTGATGACCGCCTCAAAAAGAATCCTCCAACGCTCCGCAGACTCCATCTCCCGCGTCTGCCACGCCATGGCCGCTGCTGCCGCCACTGCGATGGCACCAGCAATCCCCTCAGGATGCATGTGCGTGACCTCGGATGACAGGCGCGCCTCGCTACAGGCCCGCAGCAGATTATCCGCGAAATATCCACCCACTGGCGCCACGCGCATCGCACTCCCATTTCCCATGGACCCGCGCCCGCTGAACGCCGAGGCCGAAGCCACGCGCCAAGGCTTCCCCTCCAACACACTGCGCAACTGCATGCGCGTCATCTTGCCGTACCCACGGTCCGGGGCCGCATCGAACCGCCGCGCGAAATAGAACGCGAGCGTATCCTGGTCGATGCCGCGTGCCAGCCGCAGCGTCTCCACCACCGCGATGGCCATCTCCGTGTCATCCGTGTGAAACCACGGCCCGGCCGGCATGGAATCGTCCTGGATTCTCTTCGCCGCCTCATCATAGCGATACGCCAGCATCTCTCCGAGCGCATCGCCGATGGCGAGTCCATCCAGGCTGAGGAGAGCACGTTCAAGTTCAGCGGAGAGTGCAGGCCGGCTCATGATGGAGGTTTTATCACAGAGGGATCTACTACTGGAAGACAGAGTTCGTGTTCCGTGCCGCGCCCCACCAGAAACACGTGGCCACCTGTCTACTTTCGCCCGAGCCATCGGAGCCACCCGGGCAGCTTGCCTTCACGCCTCACGCGTTCCAGTTCCTCCTTCAGGCGCTGCAACTTCGCGGCACGCTCGGCGAGCTTGGCTTTGAGTTCAGCTTTCTGCTCGCGCAGGGAGTCGATCTTTTTCCCAAGTTCGGCAACCGGAGGCAGTCCGCGCTGCACAGAGAGGTGCTGCTCCAGATGCCATGTGTACGTGACCACGGCACGGCGACAGGCGTCCCGCAGTTGGGGCACGATTTCCGGCTCGGATCTCAAGCGCTGCCAAAAGGCCTCCTGCTCCACCATGCCCTCCGGTACGGGCCATCGCATGGCCTCTGAAAAACGTCCGGGCTCCTCATGCAGCTGATTCCAGACCGGTTCCGTATCAGGGGCAAGTTGATCTCCCCGCCAGTGCGCCCGGAAGTGCAGGCAGGTGAGCACGGTCACATGGCGGATGGATTCCGTCCCGTAGGCACGCATGATGCGGGTCCACAGTTCCAAATCTCCTCCCCGTGGCATCTGGTCATTCCAGTATCCCACTTTCTCAAATGCCTCACGCCGGTGCATGACGCACGAGGAGGGCAACCGGCTCCAGCGATTTGCGAAGTACTCCTCGCGCATGACCTTGTCCTGCAGGTGAAAAACTGCCGGCACAATGGTACCACCACGCCCCACCCAAGCTGC belongs to Roseimicrobium gellanilyticum and includes:
- a CDS encoding glycosyltransferase family 2 protein — translated: MKLSILLPTHNRPDVIPFAIESLLAQSFTDFELLVCGDGCTDSTGEVVSRYVATDSRVRWFDLPKGMGLGYANRNTVLREARGELIAFMAHDDLVTRDHLALLVQAMEDPGAHFVYTDAAWVGRGGTIVPAVFHLQDKVMREEYFANRWSRLPSSCVMHRREAFEKVGYWNDQMPRGGDLELWTRIMRAYGTESIRHVTVLTCLHFRAHWRGDQLAPDTEPVWNQLHEEPGRFSEAMRWPVPEGMVEQEAFWQRLRSEPEIVPQLRDACRRAVVTYTWHLEQHLSVQRGLPPVAELGKKIDSLREQKAELKAKLAERAAKLQRLKEELERVRREGKLPGWLRWLGRK
- a CDS encoding ADP-ribosylglycohydrolase family protein; this encodes MSRPALSAELERALLSLDGLAIGDALGEMLAYRYDEAAKRIQDDSMPAGPWFHTDDTEMAIAVVETLRLARGIDQDTLAFYFARRFDAAPDRGYGKMTRMQLRSVLEGKPWRVASASAFSGRGSMGNGSAMRVAPVGGYFADNLLRACSEARLSSEVTHMHPEGIAGAIAVAAAAAMAWQTREMESAERWRILFEAVINHTPPGEVQRGLEKAVGLTGASIEDAARALGNGALVTAPDSVPFAVWCAATHLQDFPGAISAAISGGGDCDTIAAMAGGIVALSVGREGIPVRWLQARERLPFDP